The following is a genomic window from Niabella soli DSM 19437.
CGCCTGTGTTCAGCATCTTGATCAGTTTGAAACGAACGGAGCTCATTGTTGGAAACTCTTTAATGGGAAGCGTGCCAAATTTGCGCTGAATGTCTTTGATATTAACCAGATCCTGTTTTCGCCAAAGCCATGCATTGGGCATACCGTTTTCGGTACGAATATTTACGCCGGAAAGCACGTAGCGAATGTTGTGCTTTTTCCGAATCTTAAACATCGTGGCCATGATGGCATGATCGGTGAGCATTTCAATATCAACTACACCGGCTTTAAAAAAAGACCGTTGTAAATCCCGGAATTCGGGCCAGTTTATCACATAAGTTTCTAAATCAAACCCACATTTATCAACAATTTTCTTTATGTTGGAGACAGCCGTTTGCGAGTTCCACCCATTGTCAAAGTGAACACATAAAGGGTTGAGACCAAATTTGTGGGCGAGATAGGCTGTATAGGAACTATCCACCCCTCCGCTCAAGCCGATTATAGAATCGTATTGCCCTTTCTTGTTGTTTTTTATCTCTTTGGTTATGCGCAGGATATTTGCTTCCGCCTGTTCAGGTGTAAAATTATATGCGGGCATCACTTTTTCCAGATGGCGGCAATAATTGCAGACTCCTTCATCATCAAAAATAATTTCAGGGTCTGTGGTATCCATTACACACCTGGTGCATACTTGAATAGTATTATTCATATAAATATTTATAATATTTCTTTTAA
Proteins encoded in this region:
- a CDS encoding N-acetyl sugar amidotransferase, whose amino-acid sequence is MNNTIQVCTRCVMDTTDPEIIFDDEGVCNYCRHLEKVMPAYNFTPEQAEANILRITKEIKNNKKGQYDSIIGLSGGVDSSYTAYLAHKFGLNPLCVHFDNGWNSQTAVSNIKKIVDKCGFDLETYVINWPEFRDLQRSFFKAGVVDIEMLTDHAIMATMFKIRKKHNIRYVLSGVNIRTENGMPNAWLWRKQDLVNIKDIQRKFGTLPIKEFPTMSSVRFKLIKMLNTGGTYVELLNMINYNKNEAMETLKKEFGWEYYGGKHYESVFTKFYQAFILPYKFKVDKRKVHLSSLIRNGEITREQAMEQLAQPLYDPAELKKDKQYVLKKLGFTEQEFDKMMTEPPKSHLDFKSDEWLVLLWLKIMRKKKMS